The bacterium sequence TGATGAAGCGGGTGGCCACTTCGCTACCGAATACCGGATCCGGCGGTACTTCGCGCTTTCGAACGTCGCCCTTCCGCGGCATATCTTCGCTCCACTGTAGGGCGGGGGCTTGTACCCCGCCGACTGTAGGGCCGGGGCTTGTGCCCCGCCCGGCCGTCCCCGGTTCCCGATGCCCGGTCCCCGGTTCCCGCCGTTCAATATTGGATTGCCATCCTGGGCCGAGCTTTCCAGTTCTCGTCGCCCGCTGCAGCAGGGCCCACCCAGGATGACACTAGACAAGGGGTCTCTCCCCGCAGGCCGGGCGTTGGCCTGGCCGGAGGGGGCTGACCCCGGGAAAACTACGCTTTCTTGGTGCCGTACTTGCTCCGCGACTGCTTGCGGCCCTGGACGCCCTCGGTGTCCAGCGTCCCGCGGATCACGTGGTACTTCACCGAGTTGAGGTCCTTGACGCGGCCGCCGCGCACCAGTACGACGGAGTGCTCGGCCAGGTTGTGGCCCTCACCGGGGATGTACGCAGTGACTTCCTGGCGGTTGAACAGACGGACACGGGCGCACTTGCGCAACGCGGAGTTCGGCTTCTTGGGGGTCTGCGCCCACACGCGGGTGCAGACGCCGCGCCGCTGCGGGGCGCCATCCACGACGCGTCCGCGCCGCTTGAGGGCGTTCCAGGCGACCTTCAGGGCCGGGGTCTTGGGCTTGCGCGCCTTCTTGGCTCGTCCCTTGCGCACCAGTTGAGAGATGGTTGGCACTCTTGTACTCCTTGGTGGGAGCGGTCACCGACCGCGGCTTCCTCAGTGGGAGCGGTCACCGACCGCGACCCCGTACAGGCAGACAGTCCGCCGTCCCTGTTTCGTAGTGCGGACTTCCAGCCCGCGTCGTGGGGCGGAAGACAGGGCTGCGGCGGACGCAAAAGACCCCTTCCGAGCAATCTCGGGAAGGGGTCTGCGAAGTGGCGTCAATTGGTAAAGAAGCGAACGGGGGCCACCTGTTTGGCGGCTTCCACCTTCGGCTTCATCACCCCTTGGTGCCGTTGACTGCCTCGCGTGATACATGCGCGATGGAAGCAGTCGAGTTCCGCAGAGCCCCAGACATCGGGTCAGATAGCACGGGTAGTTCGCAGCGGCCCGAACAGCGCTTTTTTCGCCCAAAGCAGCCGCGCTTACCCGGCAGACGATGTAGTATAGCCAACGGCGGAACCCAAGTCAAGCGTCCAGCATCCACTTTCTGCCTGCACCCCACACTTTTTCCACCGAACACTCCCCCACCAAGACGTCCGCGTCCACGTCTCGCCCCTTGACGCCGCCCGGCCCCACATTCCCCTTGCCCATGTCCCCCCCGTTGACTATACTCGCGTTACGCCTGACCTGGCGCCAGGGCGCGGCGTCAGCAAGGGAGACAGGCGCACACTCCGCGGCGGCGTGGCGGCAAGGGGGCCGCGACGGGAGGGAACCGATGAGCCAGGATCAGACGGACGCGAAGCAGAGAGTCTGCAAGAGGTCTCAGAATCTGCTCCAAGAGGTGGGCACAGACCGGCGTCGCCGCGTGATGAAGCGCTGCTTCATGACCGGCAAGCAGTGCATCTTCTCTTCGAACACGTCGGGCCCACCCGCCACGATGACCTGTGGCGACCTCAGCGTGTTCGTTATCACCCCCTTCAAGACCAACTTCGATGCCTTCGACGACTGGAGCCTCTTCCCATACCTGGAGCACGAGTATGGCCTCTGTGGGGACAACCTCCGTCGCGCAGACCACGTGCGCTCCACTGGCTACATCGTGTGCGAGAAGATCTGCCACGTGCTGCAAGAGACCGACCTGGTCATTGCCGACATCACCTTCCCCAACCCGAATGTCTTCTATGAACTGGGCCTGGCCTACGGCCTGGAGCGGCCGATTATCTTCATGGTCAATGATGCCGACAAGACCTCCCCGCACGGCGTGATGCGCAACGATGCCCTCCGGAACTGCCTGGCCCTGGACGACAAGAAGGTATTGCTCTACCCCGGGGTGGCCCCAATCAACCCAGAGTCATCACCCTACGCTCTGGAGGAGCACGTCACGACGCCACCGCAGGCCCAGGGCATGGTGCGCGAACTGAAGATCTCGGTACTCAAGACCAAGCCCGCGCGGCCGCGGGTGCCGGGACACTCGGAAGCCCCCGACGACATCACGCTCGACGTCTACGGTCTCCTCGAAGGGGCGGTGGCCGTGGCCATGTCCGATATCGTGAGGGAAGTGCAGGCCAAGGAGGACAAGGCGAAGGCCCCGTGGGAGCAAGTACTCAGCGCGCTGGCGGACGAGAGTAACGGCAAGCGCGAGCCCCTCAAGCAGGCCAACATGATTGAGGTGGGGCCGGCAGCGACTTTCCAGGCTGTCGCCGAGGCTCTGGGGAGTTCCTTCTGCACGATCATTGACGTCAGTGAGAACGATCCTCTCGGCCTGTTCTGGCTGGGCTACTGCCACGGTCGGGGCCTGGACGCCATCCCCTTCGACCGCAAGCCCATCCAGCCGGTCGCCGAGGACACGCACGAGATCGAGCCGAACCCGCGTCTGTGTCCGGGGGCCCGCAAGCGCCTGGCCTTCGATATC is a genomic window containing:
- the rpsL gene encoding 30S ribosomal protein S12; translated protein: MPTISQLVRKGRAKKARKPKTPALKVAWNALKRRGRVVDGAPQRRGVCTRVWAQTPKKPNSALRKCARVRLFNRQEVTAYIPGEGHNLAEHSVVLVRGGRVKDLNSVKYHVIRGTLDTEGVQGRKQSRSKYGTKKA